GCCAAGAGAACATCCCGAATGAACCGGTCGTCTACGTCGCGAACCACCAAGGGAACTTTGATGTCCCAATTATGATCACAGCGACGAAACATCCAAAAGCGTTTATCTCAAAAATCGAAGTGCAAAAGTTCCCAATCATTCCGCGCTGGATGGAACTGATGGGTTGTATCTTCATCGACCGCAGCGACCGGCGCCAGTCCATTAAAGCAATCCGTTCCTGCGTCGAGACGATCCAATCGGGACAGTCGATTATCGTCTTCCCGGAAGGCACCCGCTCAAAAGGCGGACCGATCAAAGAGTTCAAAGCTGGTAGCCTGACGCTCGCCACATCAAGCGGTGCCAAAATCGTCCCTGTCGCCATTAAAGGAAGCCACCATTTGCTCGAGACGACAAACCGAATCACACCGGGTACGGTCGACGTCACGTTTTTACCGGTCATCGATCCGGCAGACGTCCCGAATAAAGAAATTGCGGCGCTGGCAGAGACGATGATTCGCCGCGTCGTTGAAGGAGAAGAATCATGAGTTTATTAGCCATCGAAGGCATTCATAAAGAATTTGCAGATAAAGTCTTGTTCGACGACATCACGATGACGATTCACCCAGGTAATCGCATCGGGGTCATCGGGGTCAATGGCTCCGGAAAGTCGACGTTCTTAAAAATCATCGCCGGCGTCGAGACCGCAGACCGGGGTTCGATGCAACACCCGAACGATTACCGGATTCGCTATTTGACCCAAACGGTCGACTTCGCCCCCGGGCAAACGATTTTAGACGCGTTGTTCACGAGTGACACCCCGTCCGTCCAAGCGTTGAAACAGTATGAGCTCGCGCGTCAAGCACTCGAGGCGAACCCGACGAGCGAACAATGGTTGGAACGCTTTATGAAAGCCCAGCAAGCGGTCGATGCAGCCGACGCATGGGAGACTGAAGCGAAGTTGAAATCGATTTTAAATCGGCTCGGTCTTCCGGACGTGACGGCAGAGATTAGCTCGCTTTCCGGTGGACAACAGAAACGGGTCGCTTTGGCCGCATCCCTACTCGACGAAGCTGACTTGTTATTACTCGATGAGCCGACGAACGAACTCGACGCCGATACGATTGCTTGGCTTGAGACGATTCTCGCTGATTACCGGGGGGCCATCCTGCTCATCACCCATGACCGTTATTTCTTGAACCGAGTCACGAATCATATCCTTGAAATCGCCGATGGCACGAGTTACTTCTAT
This sequence is a window from Exiguobacterium mexicanum. Protein-coding genes within it:
- a CDS encoding lysophospholipid acyltransferase family protein; its protein translation is MIRTAIWFIAFFAVLPLTLPFYPKAKRLTPPERYGYVQTVAYKWASFLLRIAGARVRVHGQENIPNEPVVYVANHQGNFDVPIMITATKHPKAFISKIEVQKFPIIPRWMELMGCIFIDRSDRRQSIKAIRSCVETIQSGQSIIVFPEGTRSKGGPIKEFKAGSLTLATSSGAKIVPVAIKGSHHLLETTNRITPGTVDVTFLPVIDPADVPNKEIAALAETMIRRVVEGEES